A genomic region of Zea mays cultivar B73 chromosome 6, Zm-B73-REFERENCE-NAM-5.0, whole genome shotgun sequence contains the following coding sequences:
- the LOC100192496 gene encoding putative glycogen synthase kinase family protein isoform X1: MATALGGGPNPTADAMEVDPPRASADEKHVATIIAGGSDAVTGHIISTTIGGKNGEPKRTISYMAERVVGTGSFGVVFQAKCIETGETVAIKKVLQDKRYKNRELQIMRSIDHCNVISLKHCFFSTTSRDELFLNLVMEFVPESLYRVLKHYKDMKQRMPLIYVKLYMYQIFRGLAYIHTVPGICHRDIKPQNILVDPLSHQVKVCDFGSAKILIKGEANISYICSRYYRAPELIFGATEYTTSIDIWSAGCVLAELLLSQPLFPGESAVDQLVEIIKVLGTPTREEIRCMNPNYTEFKFPQIKACPWHKIFHKRMPPEAIDLVSRLLQYSPNLRCSALEACAHSFFDELRESHARLPNGRPFPPLFNFKQEVSVLV, from the exons ATGGCCACCGCGCTCGGTGGGGGGCCCAACCCCACCGCCGACGCCATGGAGGTCGACCCTCCGCGCGCCTCCGCCGACGAGAAG CATGTCGCCACTATTATTGCGGGGGGAAGTGATGCAGTGACAGGCCACATAATATCGACTACGATTGGGGGAAAGAATGGTGAACCAAAGAGG ACCATCAGCTATATGGCTGAGCGAGTTGTTGGAACTGGATCGTTTGGGGTTGTCTTCCAG GCAAAATGCATTGAGACTGGTGAAACCGTTGCAATTAAGAAGGTTCTACAGGACAAAAGATACAAGAATAGGGAGTTACAAATAATGCGATCAATTGACCATTGCAATGTCATTTCCCTGAAGCATTGTTTCTTCTCTACCACAAGTAGGGATGAACTTTTCCTTAACTTAGTCATGGAGTTTGTTCCAGAGTCACTTTATCGCGTTCTGAAACACTACAAAGACATGAAGCAGAGGATGCCCCTTATATATGTTAAATTGTATATGTACCAG ATATTCCGGGGACTAGCTTATATTCATACTGTACCAGGAATTTGTCACCGAGATATTAAGCCTCAGAATATCTTG GTGGATCCTCTTTCCCACCAAGTCAAGGTTTGTGACTTCGGGAGTGCTAAAATCTTG ATTAAAGGTGAAGCTAATATATCATATATATGCTCACGCTATTATCGTGCTCCTGAGCTCATATTTGGTGCAACTGAATACACAACATCTATTGATATATGGTCAGCTGGATGTGTTCTTGCTGAGCTTCTTCTTAGTCAA CCATTATTTCCTGGGGAAAGTGCTGTGGACCAGCTGGTTGAGATTATCAAG GTTTTGGGCACCCCAACACGAGAGGAAATTCGTTGTATGAATCCCAACTATACAGAATTCAAGTTTCCTCAGATAAAAGCATGTCCATGGCACAAG ATCTTCCACAAGAGAATGCCTCCAGAAGCAATAGATCTTGTTTCCCGTCTTCTTCAGTATTCGCCGAATCTGCGATGTAGCGCA CTTGAGGCGTGTGCTCATTCATTCTTTGACGAATTACGAGAATCACATGCAAGACTCCCTAATGGACGCCCATTTCCTCCACTATTCAACTTTAAGCAGGAA GTTAGTGTGTTGGTTTGA
- the LOC100192496 gene encoding putative glycogen synthase kinase family protein isoform X2: protein MAERVVGTGSFGVVFQAKCIETGETVAIKKVLQDKRYKNRELQIMRSIDHCNVISLKHCFFSTTSRDELFLNLVMEFVPESLYRVLKHYKDMKQRMPLIYVKLYMYQIFRGLAYIHTVPGICHRDIKPQNILVDPLSHQVKVCDFGSAKILIKGEANISYICSRYYRAPELIFGATEYTTSIDIWSAGCVLAELLLSQPLFPGESAVDQLVEIIKVLGTPTREEIRCMNPNYTEFKFPQIKACPWHKIFHKRMPPEAIDLVSRLLQYSPNLRCSALEACAHSFFDELRESHARLPNGRPFPPLFNFKQELANAPPELVSRLLPEHARRHSGFGSLFGSGP, encoded by the exons ATGGCTGAGCGAGTTGTTGGAACTGGATCGTTTGGGGTTGTCTTCCAG GCAAAATGCATTGAGACTGGTGAAACCGTTGCAATTAAGAAGGTTCTACAGGACAAAAGATACAAGAATAGGGAGTTACAAATAATGCGATCAATTGACCATTGCAATGTCATTTCCCTGAAGCATTGTTTCTTCTCTACCACAAGTAGGGATGAACTTTTCCTTAACTTAGTCATGGAGTTTGTTCCAGAGTCACTTTATCGCGTTCTGAAACACTACAAAGACATGAAGCAGAGGATGCCCCTTATATATGTTAAATTGTATATGTACCAG ATATTCCGGGGACTAGCTTATATTCATACTGTACCAGGAATTTGTCACCGAGATATTAAGCCTCAGAATATCTTG GTGGATCCTCTTTCCCACCAAGTCAAGGTTTGTGACTTCGGGAGTGCTAAAATCTTG ATTAAAGGTGAAGCTAATATATCATATATATGCTCACGCTATTATCGTGCTCCTGAGCTCATATTTGGTGCAACTGAATACACAACATCTATTGATATATGGTCAGCTGGATGTGTTCTTGCTGAGCTTCTTCTTAGTCAA CCATTATTTCCTGGGGAAAGTGCTGTGGACCAGCTGGTTGAGATTATCAAG GTTTTGGGCACCCCAACACGAGAGGAAATTCGTTGTATGAATCCCAACTATACAGAATTCAAGTTTCCTCAGATAAAAGCATGTCCATGGCACAAG ATCTTCCACAAGAGAATGCCTCCAGAAGCAATAGATCTTGTTTCCCGTCTTCTTCAGTATTCGCCGAATCTGCGATGTAGCGCA CTTGAGGCGTGTGCTCATTCATTCTTTGACGAATTACGAGAATCACATGCAAGACTCCCTAATGGACGCCCATTTCCTCCACTATTCAACTTTAAGCAGGAA CTAGCAAACGCACCACCGGAGCTTGTCAGCAGGCTATTACCAGAGCATGCTCGACGGCATTCAGGATTCGGTTCCTTATTTGGGAGTGGACCGTAG
- the LOC100192496 gene encoding putative glycogen synthase kinase family protein → MATALGGGPNPTADAMEVDPPRASADEKHVATIIAGGSDAVTGHIISTTIGGKNGEPKRTISYMAERVVGTGSFGVVFQAKCIETGETVAIKKVLQDKRYKNRELQIMRSIDHCNVISLKHCFFSTTSRDELFLNLVMEFVPESLYRVLKHYKDMKQRMPLIYVKLYMYQIFRGLAYIHTVPGICHRDIKPQNILVDPLSHQVKVCDFGSAKILIKGEANISYICSRYYRAPELIFGATEYTTSIDIWSAGCVLAELLLSQPLFPGESAVDQLVEIIKVLGTPTREEIRCMNPNYTEFKFPQIKACPWHKIFHKRMPPEAIDLVSRLLQYSPNLRCSALEACAHSFFDELRESHARLPNGRPFPPLFNFKQELANAPPELVSRLLPEHARRHSGFGSLFGSGP, encoded by the exons ATGGCCACCGCGCTCGGTGGGGGGCCCAACCCCACCGCCGACGCCATGGAGGTCGACCCTCCGCGCGCCTCCGCCGACGAGAAG CATGTCGCCACTATTATTGCGGGGGGAAGTGATGCAGTGACAGGCCACATAATATCGACTACGATTGGGGGAAAGAATGGTGAACCAAAGAGG ACCATCAGCTATATGGCTGAGCGAGTTGTTGGAACTGGATCGTTTGGGGTTGTCTTCCAG GCAAAATGCATTGAGACTGGTGAAACCGTTGCAATTAAGAAGGTTCTACAGGACAAAAGATACAAGAATAGGGAGTTACAAATAATGCGATCAATTGACCATTGCAATGTCATTTCCCTGAAGCATTGTTTCTTCTCTACCACAAGTAGGGATGAACTTTTCCTTAACTTAGTCATGGAGTTTGTTCCAGAGTCACTTTATCGCGTTCTGAAACACTACAAAGACATGAAGCAGAGGATGCCCCTTATATATGTTAAATTGTATATGTACCAG ATATTCCGGGGACTAGCTTATATTCATACTGTACCAGGAATTTGTCACCGAGATATTAAGCCTCAGAATATCTTG GTGGATCCTCTTTCCCACCAAGTCAAGGTTTGTGACTTCGGGAGTGCTAAAATCTTG ATTAAAGGTGAAGCTAATATATCATATATATGCTCACGCTATTATCGTGCTCCTGAGCTCATATTTGGTGCAACTGAATACACAACATCTATTGATATATGGTCAGCTGGATGTGTTCTTGCTGAGCTTCTTCTTAGTCAA CCATTATTTCCTGGGGAAAGTGCTGTGGACCAGCTGGTTGAGATTATCAAG GTTTTGGGCACCCCAACACGAGAGGAAATTCGTTGTATGAATCCCAACTATACAGAATTCAAGTTTCCTCAGATAAAAGCATGTCCATGGCACAAG ATCTTCCACAAGAGAATGCCTCCAGAAGCAATAGATCTTGTTTCCCGTCTTCTTCAGTATTCGCCGAATCTGCGATGTAGCGCA CTTGAGGCGTGTGCTCATTCATTCTTTGACGAATTACGAGAATCACATGCAAGACTCCCTAATGGACGCCCATTTCCTCCACTATTCAACTTTAAGCAGGAA CTAGCAAACGCACCACCGGAGCTTGTCAGCAGGCTATTACCAGAGCATGCTCGACGGCATTCAGGATTCGGTTCCTTATTTGGGAGTGGACCGTAG